In Thermomonas paludicola, the following are encoded in one genomic region:
- a CDS encoding lauroyl acyltransferase → MTELAAALLYALAWTAARLPWSLLRGLADGMARLWLVLDAREARVARRNLALIRPELGIPAREALVADILRTTARQTFETLRLWARPVARNLADIVEIHGEDVFDAALRDGRGLIIAAPHMGNWELLNQWLASKTPLAILYRPPESAIGEAFLRRVRANAGGDVEQVRAEAAGVRTLLKRLQRGGVVGILPDQQPKVGEGEFAPFFGRQALTMTLLGRLAHRSGARVLLCWCQRLPGKGAPQFALHVQHASEGVDDADPRRAVAALNAGVETVARRDFAQYQWTYKRYTLRPPGSGEENPYHDLSRRRGREEF, encoded by the coding sequence ATGACCGAACTGGCCGCCGCCTTGCTGTACGCCCTTGCCTGGACCGCTGCGCGACTGCCGTGGTCGCTGCTGCGCGGGCTGGCCGACGGCATGGCGCGGCTGTGGCTCGTGCTGGATGCGCGCGAGGCGCGGGTGGCACGGCGCAACCTGGCGCTGATCCGCCCGGAGCTGGGCATCCCCGCACGCGAAGCGCTTGTGGCCGATATTCTGCGCACCACCGCCCGGCAGACGTTCGAGACCCTGCGCCTGTGGGCGCGCCCGGTCGCGCGCAATCTGGCCGACATCGTCGAAATCCACGGCGAAGACGTGTTCGATGCCGCGCTGCGAGATGGGCGCGGCCTGATCATCGCGGCACCGCACATGGGCAACTGGGAGCTGCTGAACCAGTGGCTGGCCAGCAAGACCCCGCTGGCGATCCTGTACCGGCCGCCGGAATCCGCCATCGGCGAAGCCTTCCTGCGGCGGGTGCGCGCCAATGCCGGCGGGGATGTCGAACAAGTGCGCGCCGAAGCCGCCGGCGTGCGCACCCTGCTCAAGCGCCTGCAGAGAGGCGGTGTGGTGGGCATTCTTCCGGATCAGCAGCCCAAGGTCGGCGAGGGCGAATTCGCGCCGTTCTTCGGCAGGCAGGCGCTGACCATGACCCTGCTGGGCCGCCTGGCCCACCGCAGCGGCGCGCGGGTGCTGCTGTGCTGGTGCCAGCGCCTGCCCGGCAAGGGCGCGCCGCAGTTCGCACTGCACGTGCAGCATGCGTCGGAAGGCGTGGACGATGCCGACCCCAGGCGTGCCGTTGCGGCGCTCAATGCCGGCGTGGAAACCGTGGCGCGCCGTGATTTTGCCCAGTACCAGTGGACCTACAAGCGCTACACGCTGCGGCCACCGGGCAGCGGCGAGGAAAACCCCTATCACGATCTGTCCCGCCGTCGCGGCAGAGAGGAATTTTGA
- a CDS encoding GNAT family N-acetyltransferase, which produces MLVVEQLKPKRHNRDGFTCGEPTLDAYLRQQAAQHHRDGISTTHVLVDDTKPASILGYYSLSAAQLLLADLQDADRKRLPNYPVPAIRMGRLAVSASEQGRGHGDYLLAHAVARSLGLREQLGVRVLLVDTRHEKAARFYRAYGFREATVNSHTLYLTLGSP; this is translated from the coding sequence GTGCTGGTTGTCGAGCAACTCAAGCCCAAGCGGCACAACCGCGACGGGTTCACCTGTGGCGAGCCCACGCTGGATGCCTACCTGCGCCAGCAGGCCGCCCAGCATCACCGCGACGGTATCAGCACCACGCACGTCCTGGTGGATGACACCAAGCCGGCCAGCATCCTCGGCTACTACAGCCTGTCCGCTGCCCAGCTTCTGCTGGCCGACTTGCAGGACGCAGATCGAAAGCGCCTGCCCAACTACCCGGTGCCGGCCATCCGCATGGGGCGACTAGCCGTCTCGGCCAGTGAGCAGGGCAGGGGGCACGGCGATTACCTGCTGGCCCATGCCGTGGCACGCAGCCTGGGATTGCGCGAGCAGCTTGGCGTGCGCGTACTGCTGGTGGACACGCGGCACGAGAAAGCCGCCCGTTTCTATCGTGCTTATGGCTTCCGAGAAGCTACGGTGAATTCGCACACGCTGTATTTGACATTGGGGAGTCCATGA
- a CDS encoding DUF1778 domain-containing protein, protein MTTAAARLDLRLNPTDKARITRAADLRGVPLSAFVRDAVLREAENVMAAELTVTLSAEESRRFLKALDAPFQPNAKLKKALARVGQA, encoded by the coding sequence ATGACCACTGCTGCCGCCCGTCTCGACCTGCGCCTGAACCCCACGGATAAGGCGCGTATTACCCGCGCCGCCGACCTGCGAGGCGTGCCGCTGTCTGCTTTCGTGCGTGATGCGGTACTGCGCGAGGCCGAGAACGTCATGGCTGCGGAACTGACCGTCACCCTGTCGGCGGAAGAATCCCGGCGCTTCCTCAAGGCGCTGGATGCCCCCTTCCAGCCCAATGCCAAGCTGAAGAAGGCCCTCGCCCGCGTCGGGCAGGCCTGA
- a CDS encoding DNA cytosine methyltransferase, which translates to MENSAVPARPTFIDLFSGCGGLSLGLSQAGWQGLFAIERATDAFETFRANFLGEASRCRFQWPAWLEQSAHSIDDVLKAHHGELAKLRNKVDLIAGGPPCQGFSFAGKRNNSDPRNKMFQRYVSFVELINPKFLVLENVPGMNVAHTKRGNKTARAGQTYYDKLHDALGELGYTVGPMILDTANFGVPQRRARLVVIGIRSDMVKKFPSGCTGLFDAIDVEGGKQLSELGNGTPVTAQQAISDLVVGTGKQVAQRTIEYTGFGARRGYVQLKYEGPHDTAYQRLMSAGVAPDQMDSMRLARHGEDVRARFKKILATSLATNRRGVNLSSDDREIFGMLKHRTVPMSPTQPAPTLTTLPDDILHYSDPRILTVRESARLQSFPDWFTFHGKYTTGGDRRKVECPRYTQVGNAVPPLLAMAIGAGILTAWKSIDAKAKGSIGKKTVIKKHIAMTMS; encoded by the coding sequence ATGGAAAACTCCGCCGTTCCCGCCCGCCCGACATTCATTGACCTCTTCTCGGGGTGCGGAGGGCTATCCCTGGGCCTGTCCCAGGCGGGCTGGCAGGGCCTGTTCGCGATCGAGCGCGCTACGGATGCGTTCGAAACCTTCCGCGCAAACTTCCTTGGCGAGGCGTCCCGGTGCCGATTCCAATGGCCGGCTTGGCTAGAACAGTCTGCTCACTCTATCGACGACGTCCTGAAAGCCCACCATGGCGAACTAGCGAAACTTCGCAACAAGGTCGATCTCATTGCAGGCGGGCCGCCCTGCCAAGGGTTCTCCTTCGCAGGTAAGCGGAACAACTCCGACCCCCGGAACAAGATGTTCCAGCGCTACGTATCTTTCGTGGAGCTCATCAACCCCAAGTTCCTCGTCCTCGAGAACGTGCCGGGCATGAACGTTGCCCACACCAAGCGCGGGAACAAGACGGCAAGGGCTGGACAAACCTATTACGACAAACTGCACGACGCCCTCGGTGAGCTTGGCTACACCGTCGGCCCGATGATCCTCGACACGGCAAATTTTGGCGTCCCGCAGCGGAGGGCGCGACTGGTCGTCATTGGGATCCGCTCGGACATGGTCAAGAAGTTCCCTTCTGGATGCACGGGCTTGTTCGATGCGATAGACGTCGAGGGGGGAAAGCAACTTTCGGAGCTAGGGAATGGGACCCCCGTGACTGCCCAGCAGGCCATTTCCGATCTGGTCGTCGGGACTGGGAAGCAGGTGGCGCAGCGCACCATTGAATACACCGGCTTCGGCGCCCGCCGTGGATACGTGCAACTGAAATACGAAGGCCCGCACGATACTGCTTACCAGCGGCTCATGAGCGCGGGCGTCGCCCCCGATCAGATGGACAGCATGCGGCTCGCGCGCCATGGGGAGGATGTAAGAGCGCGCTTTAAAAAAATTCTCGCCACTAGCCTCGCCACTAACCGCCGTGGGGTGAACCTGAGCAGTGACGACCGTGAGATCTTCGGTATGTTGAAGCACCGTACCGTGCCGATGTCGCCTACGCAGCCGGCGCCAACGCTCACTACGTTGCCTGATGACATCCTGCATTACAGCGATCCGCGGATCCTGACAGTGCGCGAATCCGCGCGGCTCCAGTCTTTCCCTGACTGGTTCACCTTCCATGGCAAGTACACGACCGGTGGCGATCGCCGTAAGGTCGAATGCCCCCGGTATACGCAGGTCGGCAACGCCGTGCCACCGTTGTTGGCCATGGCTATAGGTGCCGGAATCTTGACGGCATGGAAGTCGATCGACGCCAAGGCGAAAGGAAGCATTGGCAAGAAGACTGTCATCAAGAAACACATTGCCATGACAATGAGCTAG
- the rpoD gene encoding RNA polymerase sigma factor RpoD: MANERQTAPQSDIKILISKGLEQGYLTYAEVNDHLPDDMVDPEQIEDIIGMINGMGIEVHEVAPDVETLLLAGQQAGGREVDETAAEEAAAALTSLDTEGGRTTDPVRMYMREMGTVDLLTREGEIAIAKRIEEGLAQMNAALASFPQSAQLLLEDYELHKAGKKRLAEIVVGFNDEEPEPEPAPVVEVTESEEADEDDDDTATDDADEPGPTGPDPVEVAARMDAMAAAYARFQKAYAKGGADAKAALKAREDIAAIFVTFKLPLPLTDVLVRRLRDVVNQVKEHERRILDLSTRVARMPRKDFIKAWDGNQTNLEWVDELLKRKQKWGSALRDVREQIIAEQEATIVIEKSMQVTLTGLKDINRALSYGEAKARKAKKEMVEANLRLVISIAKKYTNRGLQFLDLIQEGNIGLMKAVDKFEHRRGFKFSTYATWWIRQAITRSIADQARTIRIPVHMIETINKLNRISRQMLQQYGREATPEELAKEMDMPEDKIRKVMKIAKEPISMETPIGDDEDSHLGDFIEDTNVMSPMDATTDINLIETVRDVLAGLTPREAKVLRMRFGIDMNTDHTLEEVGKQFDVTRERIRQIEAKALRKLRHPSRSETLRSFLDIE; this comes from the coding sequence ATGGCCAACGAACGGCAGACAGCCCCGCAGTCCGACATCAAGATCCTGATCAGCAAGGGTCTGGAGCAGGGCTATTTGACCTACGCCGAAGTCAACGACCACCTGCCCGACGACATGGTCGATCCGGAGCAGATCGAAGACATCATCGGCATGATCAACGGCATGGGCATCGAGGTGCATGAAGTTGCGCCCGATGTGGAAACCCTGCTGCTGGCCGGCCAGCAGGCCGGTGGCCGCGAGGTGGACGAAACCGCCGCCGAGGAAGCGGCCGCCGCATTGACGTCGCTGGACACCGAAGGCGGCCGCACCACCGACCCGGTGCGCATGTACATGCGCGAAATGGGCACGGTGGACCTGCTGACCCGCGAGGGTGAAATCGCCATCGCGAAACGCATCGAGGAAGGCCTGGCGCAGATGAACGCCGCGCTGGCCAGTTTCCCGCAGTCGGCACAGCTGCTGCTGGAGGACTACGAGCTGCACAAGGCCGGCAAGAAGCGCCTGGCCGAAATCGTGGTGGGCTTCAACGACGAGGAGCCCGAACCGGAACCTGCGCCGGTGGTCGAGGTCACCGAGAGCGAGGAGGCCGACGAAGACGATGATGACACCGCGACCGACGATGCCGACGAGCCGGGCCCGACCGGCCCCGATCCGGTCGAAGTGGCCGCGCGCATGGATGCCATGGCCGCGGCTTACGCCCGCTTCCAGAAGGCCTACGCCAAGGGCGGCGCGGACGCCAAGGCCGCGCTGAAGGCGCGCGAGGACATCGCCGCGATCTTCGTCACCTTCAAGCTGCCGCTGCCGCTGACCGACGTGCTGGTGCGCAGGCTGCGCGACGTGGTCAACCAGGTGAAGGAGCACGAACGCCGCATCCTCGACCTGAGCACGCGCGTCGCCAGAATGCCGCGCAAGGATTTCATCAAGGCGTGGGACGGCAACCAGACCAACCTGGAATGGGTGGACGAGCTGCTCAAGCGCAAGCAGAAGTGGGGCAGCGCCCTGCGCGACGTGCGCGAACAGATCATCGCCGAGCAGGAAGCGACCATCGTCATCGAGAAGTCGATGCAGGTGACGCTGACCGGCCTGAAGGACATCAACCGCGCGCTGTCCTACGGCGAGGCCAAGGCGCGCAAGGCCAAGAAGGAAATGGTCGAGGCCAACCTGCGCCTGGTGATCTCCATCGCCAAGAAGTACACCAACCGCGGCCTGCAGTTCCTCGACCTGATCCAGGAAGGCAACATCGGCCTGATGAAGGCGGTGGACAAGTTCGAGCACCGCCGCGGCTTCAAGTTCTCGACCTACGCCACGTGGTGGATCCGCCAGGCGATCACCCGCTCGATCGCCGACCAGGCGCGCACCATCCGCATCCCGGTGCACATGATCGAGACGATCAACAAGCTCAACCGCATTTCCCGCCAGATGCTCCAGCAGTACGGCCGCGAGGCCACGCCGGAGGAGCTGGCGAAGGAAATGGACATGCCCGAGGACAAGATCCGCAAGGTCATGAAGATCGCCAAGGAACCCATTTCGATGGAGACCCCGATCGGCGACGACGAAGACTCGCACCTGGGCGACTTCATCGAAGACACCAACGTGATGTCGCCGATGGATGCCACCACCGACATCAACCTCATCGAGACGGTGCGCGACGTGCTGGCCGGGCTGACCCCGCGCGAGGCCAAGGTGCTGCGCATGCGCTTCGGCATCGACATGAACACCGACCACACCCTGGAAGAAGTGGGCAAGCAGTTCGACGTCACCCGCGAGCGCATCCGCCAGATCGAGGCCAAGGCCCTGCGCAAGCTGCGCCACCCGTCGCGCTCGGAAACGCTGCGGAGCTTCCTCGATATCGAGTAA
- the dtd gene encoding D-aminoacyl-tRNA deacylase, whose amino-acid sequence MLALIQRVTQASVSVDDTVVGRIGAGLLALVAVEPGDAEPQFQRLAKRLLGYRIFEDDAGKMNRSLAEIGGGLLLVSQFTLAADTRSGMRPSFSTAAPPAEAEQGFDRLLAICRELHPAGVETGRFGAHMVVSLVNDGPATFLLRP is encoded by the coding sequence ATGCTCGCCTTGATCCAGCGCGTGACCCAAGCCTCCGTCTCGGTGGATGACACCGTGGTAGGTCGCATCGGTGCCGGCCTGCTGGCACTGGTGGCGGTGGAGCCGGGTGATGCCGAACCGCAGTTCCAGCGGCTGGCGAAGCGCTTGCTCGGTTATCGGATTTTCGAAGATGATGCCGGCAAGATGAACCGCTCTCTCGCGGAGATCGGTGGCGGCTTGCTGCTGGTCAGCCAGTTCACGCTGGCCGCGGACACGCGCTCGGGCATGCGCCCCAGCTTCAGCACCGCAGCGCCTCCGGCAGAAGCTGAACAGGGCTTTGACCGGCTACTGGCCATTTGTCGGGAATTGCATCCCGCAGGGGTGGAAACCGGGCGCTTTGGTGCCCATATGGTGGTCAGCCTGGTCAATGACGGGCCGGCGACCTTCCTGTTGCGGCCCTGA